A single Nycticebus coucang isolate mNycCou1 chromosome 16, mNycCou1.pri, whole genome shotgun sequence DNA region contains:
- the LOC128567371 gene encoding keratin-associated protein 21-1-like, whose protein sequence is MCCNYYGNSCGYGCGYGSGYGCGYGSGYGCGYGSGCGCGYSSGYGCGYGSGYGCGYGCGYGSGSGCGYGSRYGCGYGSGYGCGSGSGFGYCGYRPFCYRRCYSSCC, encoded by the coding sequence ATGTGTTGCAACTACTATGGCAACTCCTGTGGCTACGGCTGTGGATACGGCTCTGGCTACGGCTGTGGATACGGCTCTGGCTATGGCTGTGGATATGGCTCCGGCTGTGGCTGTGGATACAGCTCTGGCTATGGCTGTGGATACGGCTCCGGCTATGGCTGTGGCTATGGATGTGGCtatggctctggctctggctgtggATATGGCTCCCGTTATGGCTGTGGCTATGGATCTGGCTATGGCTGTGGTTCTGGCTCTGGCTTTGGCTACTGTGGCTACCGGCCATTCTGCTACAGAAGATGCTATTCTTCTTGCTGCTGA
- the LOC128568160 gene encoding keratin-associated protein 21-1-like: MCCNYYGNSCGSCGYGCGYGSGYGCRYGSGYGCGYGSGYGCRYGCGYGSGYGCGYGSGYGCGYGSGSGYGCCGYQPFCYRRCYSCC; encoded by the exons ATGTGTTGCAACTACTATGGAAACTCATGTGGTAGCTGTGGCTACGGCTGCGGCTATGGTTCTGGCTATGGCTGCAGATATGGCTCCGGCTATGGCTGTGGCTATGGCTCAGGCTATGGCTGTAGATATGGCTGTGGATACGGCTCTGGCTATGGCTGTGGCTATGGTTCTGGCTATGGATGTGGATATGGCTCCGG CTCTGGCTATGGCTGCTGTGGTTACCAGCCATTTTGCTATAGAAGATGTTATTCTTGCTGCTAG